Genomic DNA from Paracoccus aminophilus JCM 7686:
GTTTCCAGATCGAAGTTGATATCGTCCCATTTGAGACGGTGCACGGCATATCGCTGGACCTGCAACCATACCGCCTCGTCGAACGTTCCGTCGCGCAGCAGGACCGAAGCGAGAGAGCGGACAATCTCCATATGGCGTTCGGTGAAATAGTCCGGCACCGGCGGAAGCCGAGCAAGGATGTCATCCAGCTTGATTGTCATGACTAACTCTTGTTACCCCCCCCCTCAAAAATTGGCGCGCGAAAGAATTTACCCACCGCCGCCGGTCCTCCTGTGTTTCGGCCAGGTTTCCGCCCCTCCCCCTCCCTTTTGGCCCCAAAACGCCAATTTTGCCTGTTTTTTGGGCATTTTTTGGCGAAATCGGCCAAAATCGAGCCATCCGTGGCTACAATCGTGAAGGATTATCGCTCCCAGCGCCGAACCGCGGCGATGAGTGCAGCCGCAACCTCCGCCCGTTCGGCATCGGCGCGGATCCGTTCGATGCAGGACGCTTCCGGCGCATCGATAACCATCAACTCGGATCGCGGCCCCATCGCCTCGACCCACATCAGACGCTCAGCTTTGGTTGGCGCGGTGACGATCAGCCACGCCTTGCCTGAAACATCATCCGCTAACGAGCGGATCATCATATCGCGATAGGCCATTGCCTTGCGGAAGATGCCGGTACGCTGGTCATACCGTACACCTCCGACCCGAACCTTGATCTCATCGAGATCTATCACCTTGTCGCCAGAACCAGCACGCTCCTGCACCCATGTCGTTTTTCCGGAGGCCGGAGGGCCACAGACAATGGTGAGCGGTATTGCCGAAGGCCGGACACCCCGCGGTATACTGAAGCCCCAGTCTCGCGGAATGATCAGTCGGCCATCCGGCCCGATTGACGGCTGCGCCTCTGCCTTGAGCGCTCCCTGCGCCGCAGAACCCTCGCGCGCCGTCTTTGCTGCATGGCAGGGTCGACACAAGGATTGCAGGTTATCGAGATCATCCGTGCCGCCCTTCGACTTTGGCACGATATGATCGACGCTATGCGCCACAACCGGCCTGCCAGATCGAATGCATAGAACGCAGAGGCGCTTGTCGCGCTCGAGGATCGCGATACGCAAACGGTCCCAAGCGGCACCATAACCACGCTCATGACGATTGCCCGCCTGGCCATGCCAACCACCTGATGGCAGCCCTCTCTTCCCAGGCACATCGGAAACCGATCGATGTCTTTTGCACCGCACCGTCCCCACCTCGACAACGGTCCGACAACCAGGCACCGCGCAGGGCTTGCTGGGCATGACATCACCGAACGATAGGGAAAACGCAGTGCGCCCGGCTCGGGAGGATCCCGCCGGGCGCACTGATAGATGATAGAAAGATTGATAGGGCCGTGCGTCCTAAGCAGTCAAGAGGGTTTGACTTAGGCTGGCGCAAAATGTCCGCGCATGCGCTCGAGGACCGCAGTCAAAGACACGACAAGCATGTTGATATTTCGCGCGGTCCCAGTCCACCCATGCCGCTCCAGCACGTCGCGAAACGACCGTCCATGCAGGCAAATCTCATCAACCAGCACGCGGTCGTGAATGATCCGCGCGCCACCCTCACCCCGCGCCGAGGGCCGAACTCGACGCACCGCCATGGCGACACCGGCCCCGATGCGACGGCGCAAAAGATCGATCACCCTGCCCTCTTCGATGAAGGCATCAATGAACTCGCCACCCGAGCTTGAGCCACCGCGCCCAGCCTCAAGGCTTGAGCAGCGCATCCCGCCCGCATCATGGCGTTCGACCAGATCGCGATAGAGCCGCGCAACCTGAACCTGCCCCGGCGAGAAGGGCGGCGCCGCCTTCCTCCGAGCCGCTCGGCGGGCAAGATCGTCAAAGACATCTGCCGCGCGCACGGCGTTGAAGCCGCGCCAGCCCATCTCTTCGACCTTCCAGCCGGTGCTGTCCTTGGGATCCGGCACCATGCGCAGCGGCGTCACCACCACCTGCGGCCCCCGCGCGGGCGCCACCGGGATCAGCGGACCGCAGCCCTCGACCGGTGTGGCGCGCGACAGAACCGCATCGAGGCGCGCCCGTTCTTCCGCCGCCCTGCCTTGGGCCATCCGCCGATATTCCTTGGTCATGCTGCAGCCCCTTCCCCGATTTCGCGGCAACGCTGCAACGCCGCGTTGCGCCGATCCCACCAATCACAGTCCACCGGGCCGAGCTCGCCTTCTCTGGCCAAGCGGCCTTGCAGATCGCGATAGCGCCGCAAGGCACCGTCCGCGCCATCGCGGATCTTGCCGAGCGTCCAGTTGTTCGGCCAGTTCCTGTTCTTGCGCAGGTGATCCAGAAGCTCAGGGGCCCAACCCTCTGTGATGGCAGACTGACCGACGCCATGCGCGAAGACAGCCTGGATCAGCGGCGACGCCCCTCCATCCGGGGGCTGGATGACCGCAGCCCATTGCAGGATCAGGTTCGCGATCGGGAAGCGGTCACGATCCTTGCCGCTCGGATTGGCAGCAGCCTGCTCTTCGAGCGCCATCAGCGACGCATCCGACATATAGGCCAGCTTCTGGCACATGCCCTCGATCATCTCATCGAACTGCGCGACGGTCAGCGTCGAGGTCTTCGTAAGCCCGCGCCGCTTCAATGGCTCGACCAGAAGCCGCAAAACCCGCTTTTCGCCCTGTGCCTGTTCTTCGCTGTTCATGGCTATCCCCGTTTCTCAGCACGTCTCGACTTATCCACAGGCGCGCCCTTTCGATTGCGCGCTTAAGTTTCCTTTCCTTATCTTTTCATTTCTTCTCTTCTCTTCTCTGTCCGGAAGAATTCGGAGGAAATCAGGCCGGAACTCGGCGCAAACCTTCCCATTTCCTCCTGATTTCTTCCGAATTCCTTCCGCGTTCTTTCCGGTTCCTTCCGAATTTCTTCCGGCGGAAGAAATGGAAAGAATGGGATGTTCAGCCGCTGGCCCGGATTTCAGCCAGTTCCATTTGCTCCATCGCGTCGAGGACGATATTTGGGCGGCGTTGCTTCTTGGGGTGGTTCTCAAGAAGATACTGGTCGAGGCGCAGCACATAGATGTGATCTTCGGCCATGGCTTTCGTGCCGCCCGCCCGCACGATCTGATCAGGCAGCTGGGCGAGACGCTTCCGCTCCCGCTCAGACTCTAGCTTGTCATTATAGCTGACCGTCGCTTTGGCCGCGTCCTGCACCCATTTGTGCATTTCGAGATGGTAAAGGCGAACAGTGCCGTCTTCGCAAAGACACCGCCGCCACTCCCAGAGGGGGCCATACTCCCTTTCGCAGATCCGAATGAACTCATCGACCGGGGTATTAACCAGACCCGCAAGGATGCGGGGATCTTCCGGCAGCGTCCCAACCGGCTGCTGGTTTTGCGCGGCAAAGATCAGCTCAAGCGCCAGACAGCGCGAATCTCGGTCCGCCAACTGACGAAAATCGCAATTGCCCCAATACTGATGATGGAACTGCATGAAGTAGTGGCTCTTGAGCTCGATCCCTGCCGGAATTGGGCACTCCGGCAGAGCATCGACGGCAACCGGATGCAGGTTGCGGCGGGGCACGGTCATGCGGCACCTCTCTTCGCGGCTCGAGCATCGACTGCCATCAGCTGCGCTTGCAGGCGCTCGATGTTGCGATCAGCGATCCAGAGCCTCACCGTGCGTCGCGTAACCCCCAGATCTCGCGCCAAGGCGCAGATCGACGGCCACTCGCGCGCCCCGATCCGCACCGTCCGGCCGCGTCCGCGTCGGCCCGTCTGCGCATTGCCAGCGCCGATACCAAGGGTCTTGAGATGGCCGTGCCGGTTCAGGCAGGTAGAGACCGCTGATTTGACCACACCGGCGGCGGCTGCAACCTCCGCCTGGGTGCGGTAGAACTGCCCTTGCCACTCATACCGGACGGTATCTTTGGTAAGGAGGCCATCGAGGTTGCCATGGGTGCGTAAGCGCCAGAACACCGCGTTCAGCGATACGCCAGCCGCTGCCGCGACAGCCTTGGCCCCGTGATAGACCTGCCCCTGCCAATGATAGCAGCCGCGCCCGCGTCCGGGCTGACCGAGAGCGGAATCGCTCATGCCGCGGCCCTCCCGATAAATTCCGTCGCGCCGTTGGAAGGACGGGCATCGAACAGATACCAGCTGCAATTGTCCTTGCCGGTCATCGTGCTGTCTGGGATCCACTTGACCCGCCCGATCGAGACAATCTTGCGGAGGAGCTGCTTGAACTCAGCCGACTGCCGCGTGTACGCCCAATCGCTGTCAAACAGCAGCCAGGTCGGGCGCATGGCCGCGAAATGCCGGATCATCGGATGCAGGATCGAGCGGGTCCAGGGCGGGTTGGTGATGATGTAATCGACATCCTCGGCCCAGATGGCCAGATCGTCGGAGAGGGCATCACAGCACCGGACATCCTCATGACGCGGCGCGATATCACCCGCCCATTGGCAAGACATGCCAGCGGCCTCGAGCGTATTGACCAGCGCCATGTCTCCCGCACAGGGTTCGACAAAGCTGTCGCCCCATGTCAGATGCGGCAAAAGCGGCGCAACCGCTGCCGACGGCGTCGCGTACCAATCACGCTCCCGCCGCGGGAAATTCGATCGCTTACCCATGGAGGATCACCATGGACCGCAAGGTCACGGCTGCGCCCAAGGCGTAAAAAGCTGCCCACCCCCAATCTCGCTGGGTGGCACGAAAGAGCGCGAAGCTGACGCTGACGCCTAAAGCGAAGGGGTAAAAGTCATACATCACGCGGCAGCCCTCACCTTCCTCGGTATGGGGGCCGGATAGACCGCCAATACGACGCTGGCCGCCTCGCCGCTCTCGCGCAGATCTGCATCCCGGATCCGCGCGACCAGCACGCGAGAGAAGGAGACGCCTTTGCCGTGATCGCGGCTGATTTCGGAATAGCTGTCACCGCTCACGGCGCGGCGCAGGATCGCGAGGTCGCGCTCATCGGCTGTGCGAGAAGAAGCAATATACATTTTGTCCCTCATGCGCATTCGCGTTTGTTTGAGAAAAGGCGGGGCGGTCTGAGCAGAGACCGCCCCGCAGTTGGTCACCGGAGCCGGACAGGCTAGGCGGTGACGAAACCGGAGGGCCGCAAAATCTCCGGGTTATTCGCGGCTTGCGCCCTTGATCCGTTGGAAAAATCTTTCCGACTGCGATTTGAACCATTCGGCATCGGCAGCGGAGCGATCCGCCACCCGAAGCGCCCGACGATGCCGGGCCGCGTAATATCGCTGCGCCATGCGCCAGAGCACCCGCATCATTCCGCCTCCGGATCGATGATCTGAAACACCGCTTCGGCACCGACCAAGGCGACGACCTTCAGCACATAGCGAAAATGCGGGGCATTCTCCCGGCGGAGCCAGTTGCGCACCGTGCGCGAGGTGACCGGGCGACGATCCGAGGTCAGGACCTCAGCTGCACGTTCCGCCAGATCGTTCTCGGACTGCGCCTCTGGGAAGGCGCGCCAGAGCAAGCTGGCAAACCATGCCCGCTCGGCTTCCTCGCCGCTGCATTTTCGGAAAGACATTTCAGAAAGTCCTGTGCTGTTGTGTCCCCGTGCAGAAGGACGATCATCAGAACGAAGAGAGGATGTGGCAGGGCGAAGGCTCATGCTGCGTCCTCGGGAGGGAGGTTGCGACGTTCACGCTCTGCCCGGAGCTTTTCAAGAATGCGCCATTTAGTATCTGGCCAAACTCGTCCGCCGTTACGCAGACGCGGCACAAGGCGGCCATTTCCTGCAACAATGATGCCGACGCGATGCTCAGAGAGCCCTGTCGCGGCAATAAAGCTATCTATGGCATCGAGGAATGCATGGTCCATGTGAAACCATATACACGCACTTGCGTGCAATGCAATACCCGTAAGTGCGTGCAAGCTTTCCGGCATTCAAAATGCTAGCAATCACCACATGAAAGACGGTTGGATATCTCGGCTCAAAGCCGCAATCGACGACGACGGGCGAAGCCTGCGCGCCATCAGCACAGCTGCTGGCCTCGGACCAAACTATCTTGAGCAAACATTCAATCGCGGCTCTTCACCTGTACAGCAGAAGTTAGCAGCTATTCTTGATGAACTCGGCCAAGATGCTGCCGTTTTCGTTTACACAGGCGTTCGAGCCAACGCGCAGACAATCGAATATCTCAATCTTCTCGCCGAGGCCCCCGAAGATCTGAGGCAGTCGACACTTGATCTTTTGGCAAAACTTGGCCGCGAGAGGAAACTCCCGACCGGAGATGATTGAGGACCAACTCTTGTTGCTGTGAGTCTAACTTCATCCACGCACTAAGAGCTTTCAAAGTATCGCCACCCACAAGCTTGCCCTCCACCAAATCACACAGGAACATTAGGCGAACTTTGACAACAGGTAACCAATTGACTCGTTTAGCCTAAAATAAACCTGAGGACGAATCTGTGGATAACATTGCAACCAAACGGCGCGCGTGATGCTGGCGCTGCCTGCTGAGATGGTGGAGCGGGCTTAAGTTAGCGCAGAGGGAATCCGATCGGCCTGAGCCGCAGCAACCAGATCAAATCAGGTACCGCGAATCCTCGCGGCGGCGTAGGCAATCATAGCAGCTACCGCACTATCCTGCAGCGCCTTGTAAACACTGATCAGCCCACCTTTCCCAGCGGACGCCGCAAGCGCAACAGCCTCATCAAGCGCAGATTTGCTGCGGAGATTGTCCAGAAGATCGTGCCCAGTCATCCAGATGGTCCTGACGGTGTAGATTAAATAATCTTCGCCGTCTGTTCCCGTCACTTCCTCCAAGGACGCGTCCAAGAAACCGGCCTGACACAGAAGGGCGACATGATAGCCGATCTCTACATCGGTTTTTCCTGCTATGGGAATGTCATCGATTTCAGCACGCGGCGTTACCTGATTTTCCTCAATCCAGAGCAGAATATCCCTGACAAGCTCCATATCCAGCTTCATAAAATTGCCCCCCAGCTTCGCGAGAATCGCAGCGCACTTGCTCTCATTCTCAGCAGCCAAAGCCATGACGTCGATTCTTTTCAACTGCATCACTCATCCCTCGTCCGCCCCAACTGGCGGGCTTTTTCATGCGCCGCGACCCGGCGCGAGCGAGGCAAGCAACGCGGCCCACCCTGACCGCAGGATAGCAGGCACGAATCGGAGCGGCAAGAATTTGCACGCAGTTGCGTGCTTTCAGTTGCGCTGCACGCAAGTGCGTGCGATAGTGCCCCATCCCCAACCGGATGGAGTCCGCAGATGCACATTCCCACCGTCCTGTCTTCCGCCGATGCCGAGAGCGATCCGGCTTGTTCGGATGGAGACCTGATCATCCGCTTTAGCAATGGCGACTGCGCGGAATACGAAGGCGTTTCGCGGAAAACCTTCACGGCGATTTTTGAAGCTATGGCGTCAGACCAGGGCACTGGTCTGCAGGTCTGGGCGTTTTTCGTCATCGGGCCTCACCGATGCCTGATCGACATTCGACAAGTCGCGTCGATCGATTTCCTCGAGGTTTCGGAGGACGCAGCATGATCGCCCTCGCCCACCCGGTCAAAGCAGCCGCCCGCAAGGCCCCGCGCCTAGGCGCCATGCTCTCCGGCGCGTTCCGCGCGGTGGCGCTGGTCGCCGCAACAATTTCCGCCGTCATCCTCACCGTCACGGTCTGGCACGTCGCGGGCCGCGCGATCAGCTGGGCGGATGTGCAGAGCTTCGTCGCGCCGACCTCGCTGGAAACGCGTGGACGCTCGATCGAGCAGCTGGCCGAGGGGGTGCGCTGATGTCGAAAACGTCACCCACGCAGCTCATGGGGCCCGAGTTTGCCGCACAACTGCCGATGCTGGCAGTTCGGATGCTGATCACCGAGGACCTGCTGCGCCGCGCGCTGCATGAGGTCCCGGGGCTGCGCGACAGCGATCTAGGCAGCGCCATCATCACCGCAATCACCGCGCCGAACAGCCAGATCGCCGAGGGGGCGCTGTGATGGCGGCCCGGTTTCGCGCGGACCGGAACGGCTGGATCGTCGACAACCTGACCGGCCTCTACATCCTGCAGGTCGCCGTGCATGTGCTGGATGAAGACACCGCGCATCGGGTCACGGCATCAATCATCGCGGCGCTGCACGCCGAATTCGACCCCACCGGCCTTAATCCCAAGACCTGCCTCGCCCAGCCCACCGACTGAGCGCAGCAGAGCCGCCGAGATGGCAGTCCCGGTGGCGCCAAGAATTCCCGCCGCGCACCTCCTCCCTTGGCGCAGCAGGAAGCCCCCCGGGGTCGCGTGACCTCGGGGGCGATGTTCCCCACCAGAACCGCGTCCGGCGGCACCGGGCATTCCCAAAAGGACCCCAACATGAGCACGATCGACAGCTCGTCCGACCAACGCACCGCCAACAATGCCGTGCGCCACACCTATCGCACCCTCTCGGAAGCCGAGAAAGGCGCGATGCAGGCGGTCAAGGATATGGGCTCGGCCCTCATAGCCAAGCTGCACGAAATCGGCGGGACGGACCCTTCGGGCGATCGCCTGGCGTCGCGCGACCTGTCTTTGGCCAATACCCACATCGAAGACGCCGTGATGCGCGCTGTGCGCCACATCACCGCCTGACCCTCCGGTGACCGGTCCCGCGCGGACCGGCATCCCGCCCCCCTATTGCAACCTGCACAGAGGCAACCGCCATGGCGCGCAACGAACTCAACTTCCTCGAATTCATCCAGAGCTTTCGCCGTGGCGAACTGCTGGAAACCGGAGACAACAAGCTCTCCGAGCTGATCGAGGCGATCCGCGAAACCGGCAATGGCGGCAGCCTGACCATGAAGGTCGGCATCAAGGTCAACAAAGCCGGCCAGCTCGAAGTCGTGCCCGACATCTCGATCAAGAAACCGACCCGAAGCATGGGAACCGGCATTTACTTCGCCACCGATGATGGCCGCCTTACCCGCCGCGATCCCAACCAGATGGATTTCGAAGACGAGCTCGAACGCCGACGCGCGATCGACGTCTGACCCCTTCCCAACCCGAAAGGACCAACCATGTCTCAAAGCTCCGAACAATTCGGCCAAGTCACCGCGCTTGCCGCGGATCCACGCAGCGCCCTCGAAACCGTTCTGGAGGCCGCACGCATCGCGGCGCCGACCATCTTCGGCCAGGACGGCCGTGAATACGCTGCGCTGCCGAAAAGTTTCAGCCTACTCGACATTTCCGACCCGAACCGGCTTCCCTCGCGGGTCCAGCAAGCGGTCACGGTCGATGATCGCGCATCGCTCTCAGCTTATGCCAACCGCTTCAAATCTGATCGCTCGGTTATCATTGCGGATTTCGACGCGCTCACCGTGTCGGCACGCCTTGACTGGCACGAGCATAACCTTGGCGAAGACTTCCCCGCCCCCGGTTACAACGCCCATGCCGTCACGTTAAAGCTGCGCCCCTCGGAGGAGTTTGCCCGCTGGGATGCGATGGAAGGCAAGATCCATCCCCAAGACGAGTTCGCGCGCTTCCTCGAAGAGAACAGCGTCGACATCGGGCATCCCGAAGCCGCGACCATGATCGAGATCAGCCGCGACTTCGAGGCCACGGTCGGACAAACCTACAAATCCGCCCTGCGCCTGGACAACGGCGACCGCAAGCTGGTCTTCGAGACCGATACCAAGGTCCAGAACGGCGTCGTGATCCCCGAGAAGTTCACGCTCTCCATTCCGATCTACAACGGCGAGCAGCCGGAAGAACTGAGCTGCCTTTTCCGATGGCGCGCCATGGGTGGCGGCGCGGTTGGTCTCGGATTTCAATGGCATCGCGTCGAATACCAACGTCGCGCGCACTTCACGCAAATCGCACTCACCGCATCTGAGGAAACCGGCCTGCCCTTCTACATGGGCCGGTTTGCCTGAACCCCTAAGCGACCCTTCGGTGCCTGGCCCCGCGCGGGCCAGCATCCCGAGCGCCAGCTGATAGGACGCAAGATGCAAGAGCACAAACCCCTCACCCATCGCGGCATCGAGATCGTGCTGCCCGAGGTTCCCGGCGCACCGGTGACCTGGACGCATGATGAAAGCAACACGCATGGATTTGCCCGGAAAGTGGAGGGTGCGATCTGTCAGATTAGCCACTTTCTGGGGCCAGACCCGGAGTGCAGGGTTTGCCTCGGCACCGGAGCAGATGACTACACCGCGCTGGTCTATGTGCCGTGCCGTGTTTGCTATCCGGAGGCCAAGGAATGACGGGCACTCTCCGAATCCTGATCGGCTGCGAGACGTCTGGCATCGCTCGACGCGCCTTTGCGGCGCTTGGTCATGACGTCTGGTCCTGCGACATCGAGGCGGCAGAGGACGGCAGCAACAGGCATGTCCGCTGCGACATTCGCGACGGCATCCTGACCGAAGGATGGGACCTGCTTGCGGTCATGCACCCGCCTTGCACACGGCTGTGCCGTTCTGGGCGGCGCTGGATGAGCGGCCCCGGCAAATGGTCCCCGCCAAAGCGCCTCCCGAAAGGGCGAAGCTGGAGCGACATGCGCCTCCAGTTCGAGGAAGGCGTCAGCATTTTCACCGCCTGCTGGACCGCGCCAATCAATCGGGTCGCGATTGAGAACCCGGAAATGAACGATCTCGCGCGCGACCGGATGCCTGCCGATCTGCCCGCGCCGCACATCGTACAGCCGCATTGGTTCGGACACCCCGAGTACAAAAGCACGGGCTGGTATCTGCGCGGCCTGCCCGTGCTGGTCGCGACTGCGCCCCTGCCCGAGCCGGTGCGCGGATCAGATGAATGGAGGGCATGGAATCGGGTGCATCGGATGCCGCCGGGGCCGGAGCGCGCCCGCCTGCGCAGCCGATCCTATCCGGGGATGATGGAAGCCGCGGCGCACCAGTGGTGCCTCCGGGCCGTGGAAGAGATCAGGAGGACTGGGTGATGACTGCACGAAAGACCGCGCTGTTGACACCAGATGACCAAGAGGTTGTTGATCAGAGCCTTAGAGAGCTGATCATCAAACTCGCTCGCCGCAGAGCTTGGGAAGACCATGTCGCGGCGCTTGAAACGCGAAGGAACTGACCCATTGAC
This window encodes:
- a CDS encoding helix-turn-helix domain-containing protein, which produces MSDSALGQPGRGRGCYHWQGQVYHGAKAVAAAAGVSLNAVFWRLRTHGNLDGLLTKDTVRYEWQGQFYRTQAEVAAAAGVVKSAVSTCLNRHGHLKTLGIGAGNAQTGRRGRGRTVRIGAREWPSICALARDLGVTRRTVRLWIADRNIERLQAQLMAVDARAAKRGAA
- a CDS encoding SAM-dependent methyltransferase, which gives rise to MALVNTLEAAGMSCQWAGDIAPRHEDVRCCDALSDDLAIWAEDVDYIITNPPWTRSILHPMIRHFAAMRPTWLLFDSDWAYTRQSAEFKQLLRKIVSIGRVKWIPDSTMTGKDNCSWYLFDARPSNGATEFIGRAAA
- a CDS encoding YfdQ family protein, producing the protein MSQSSEQFGQVTALAADPRSALETVLEAARIAAPTIFGQDGREYAALPKSFSLLDISDPNRLPSRVQQAVTVDDRASLSAYANRFKSDRSVIIADFDALTVSARLDWHEHNLGEDFPAPGYNAHAVTLKLRPSEEFARWDAMEGKIHPQDEFARFLEENSVDIGHPEAATMIEISRDFEATVGQTYKSALRLDNGDRKLVFETDTKVQNGVVIPEKFTLSIPIYNGEQPEELSCLFRWRAMGGGAVGLGFQWHRVEYQRRAHFTQIALTASEETGLPFYMGRFA
- a CDS encoding HNH endonuclease; amino-acid sequence: MRIAILERDKRLCVLCIRSGRPVVAHSVDHIVPKSKGGTDDLDNLQSLCRPCHAAKTAREGSAAQGALKAEAQPSIGPDGRLIIPRDWGFSIPRGVRPSAIPLTIVCGPPASGKTTWVQERAGSGDKVIDLDEIKVRVGGVRYDQRTGIFRKAMAYRDMMIRSLADDVSGKAWLIVTAPTKAERLMWVEAMGPRSELMVIDAPEASCIERIRADAERAEVAAALIAAVRRWER
- a CDS encoding DUF2513 domain-containing protein — encoded protein: MQLKRIDVMALAAENESKCAAILAKLGGNFMKLDMELVRDILLWIEENQVTPRAEIDDIPIAGKTDVEIGYHVALLCQAGFLDASLEEVTGTDGEDYLIYTVRTIWMTGHDLLDNLRSKSALDEAVALAASAGKGGLISVYKALQDSAVAAMIAYAAARIRGT
- a CDS encoding Acb2/Tad1 domain-containing protein: MSTIDSSSDQRTANNAVRHTYRTLSEAEKGAMQAVKDMGSALIAKLHEIGGTDPSGDRLASRDLSLANTHIEDAVMRAVRHITA